From Bacteroides uniformis:
CTTTTCTGTTTTGAGGGTTTACACTTGTTTATCAGTGTGCGCACACTGATATATGGGCAAATCATAGCCCTAAACACGAGAAAAGATTGTGAGAAAATTGTACTACATTGTTTTTCAGAAAGATAAAATTCAAAAATAATTTTATCCTTGATTGCATCCCTTGTGAAATGTGTTCAGATTCTGAACATGTGTTCACTTTCTGAACACGGAAATTCCGCCAAGATGTTCATAATCTGAACATTTTATGCCCGTGGCTCTTTATGATAGGTAAGCCGGATTACTCCGTCCCTATAAGTTTTGTTCTCCATAAGCCGCCAGTCATTCATAGGTAGTGCTGACTTGAAAAAATGCGCTCCGTTTCCGTCGATGGTTGGAACAACGTATAGTATGATTTCATCTATCACGTTCATCCGTAACAGTCCGTTGGCATATTCGGTATTCCCGGCAGTTACTTCCAACAAATGGCAAATGCTTCCACCTTCCTCTCTCCATTCTTGAAGCACGGATACCGAATAGTCGGATGTCAGCTTATACAGGGCATTGGCACGTATTTCATCCATACCGTAATCTTCGGTTTGAAGCAACCGCTTCCGGGGATGCAGTTTCATCGGACAGCCATCTATTGAGATAACGGCAAGTAATTGTATTTTCGCCATAACGTATTTCCTTTCCTTTTTGGCGAGGCAAAAAAGTAGCGTGCAATTCACACTACTTTCAAGCGATGGCTCTGGTAAAGCCTTTACGGAGAGTACGTGAATGCACGCTATGCGTAGGCATAGCATAAGCATCACGCAATCGTCTCCGTAGTTTCAATTTACCAGATTTTCGCTCGAAACGCCTTGCGGTCTTATGTCTATATCATCGGCGAAAAGTTACCCAATCGCCTGCTATTTTCTGAAATACAATTGCAAAGTTAATCAATTATTGCCATTTACAGCCATACTCCGGTCAGTTTTCTTCATTCAATCCATATTCTACCAATTTATTATACAGCGTTGTCCTGCCGATACCCAGTATCTTTGCAGCCATTTTCTTGTTACCGGCTGCTTGTTTCAAAGCACGCAGGATACGTCCTCTTTCTTCATCCCCGCTCTTCAATGTAAAACAAGCGGAAGTAGCGGACGGTTCATTGTCAAGTTCCAAATCGGCTTCGGTTATCATATCGCCTTCTGATTGCAGGACTGCCGTCTGTATCTTCTGTTTCAACTCGCGCACGTTGCCCGGCCACGCATGGGCGAGCAGGGCATTACGGGCAGATGCGGCAAAACCTTTTACTTCACGTTCCAACTCACGGTTTGCCATTTCACGGAAGAACTCGGCCAATGGCATGATGTCTTCCGGGCAGTCGCGCAAGGGCGGCATGGTTATCACATACTCCTGCAAGCGATAGAGCAAATCCTGCCGGAACCGCTTTTCCGTTACGGCTTTCTGCAAATCCTCGTTGGTTGCAGCCACTATCCTCACGTTGGCTGTTTTGTCCTCCTTTGCTCCGACGGGACGGTAACGGCGTTCCTGTATGGCGCGGAGCAGCATCTGTTGCATCTCCATTGTTAGGTTGCCCACTTCGTCAAGGAACAGCGTGCCGCCATCCGCTTCCAGAAAATACCCCGTCTTGTTTGCTTCGGCACCCGTAAACGCGCCCTTGACGTGTCCGAAGAAGGCGGATTGTATCAATGACGGGGACAAGGCTCCGCAGTCCACTGCCACAAAAGGTTTATCGGCAAGTTTGCTTTGTTGGTGTATATGTTGTGCGATATGTTCCTTGCCCGTACCGTTCTCGCCCAGTATCAGCACGCTCATCCGGGTGGTGGCTACAAGGCGCACACGTTTCTTGATTTTCTGATAGGCTTCGCCCTGCCGGACGAATATCGGAATGTTCCATTGTAGTCGCTTTTCATGTTCTTTTTGCAGGGTGCGGATAAGCGGTATCAGTTTATCCTCCAACAACTGTTTCTGTATGTAATCCTTTGAGCCGAGCTTCATACTTTCCACTGCCGTATGCACCTCCCCGTAATTGGTCATAACGATAAACACCTGTT
This genomic window contains:
- a CDS encoding sigma-54-dependent transcriptional regulator is translated as MKVFVIEDNPVYNDYVCNLLKKDSFDTMSAYNLATAKKLLVKSEVDDIVVADLRLPDGESIELLRWMRANDKQQVFIVMTNYGEVHTAVESMKLGSKDYIQKQLLEDKLIPLIRTLQKEHEKRLQWNIPIFVRQGEAYQKIKKRVRLVATTRMSVLILGENGTGKEHIAQHIHQQSKLADKPFVAVDCGALSPSLIQSAFFGHVKGAFTGAEANKTGYFLEADGGTLFLDEVGNLTMEMQQMLLRAIQERRYRPVGAKEDKTANVRIVAATNEDLQKAVTEKRFRQDLLYRLQEYVITMPPLRDCPEDIMPLAEFFREMANRELEREVKGFAASARNALLAHAWPGNVRELKQKIQTAVLQSEGDMITEADLELDNEPSATSACFTLKSGDEERGRILRALKQAAGNKKMAAKILGIGRTTLYNKLVEYGLNEEN